The window AACCCGAGTGCGGGTCTGATTCTGCTTGAGCCCGAACGGTATGCCAACATCGGTGCGCTGGACCACGCCATCTATGTTTATCCGGACTCCTGTATGACCGATAACCAGAAGTTCCGGGTTCTTAATGGCACAATTGTTCAGCGCAACTCCAATCGGGCTTACGACTGGTCGGTGTTTGTTTCTGCCGGACCAGTGGATTTACCGGTTGGCGGGACCTGGCGGGTGGCGTTTGGCGTTGTTGGTGCGACCACGGTCAACGGGTTCTGGGAGGCAGCGGACAGTTGTCAGCGCTGGTATGTGGCGAACCTGCTCGGTGTGAAAGAAGAGGCGGGTGAAGTTCAGGTCAGTGCGGCAAAACCGTTGATTATCAGTCCGAACCCGTTCCGTAACGGTGCCTACATCAACTACTTCACCCCGGAAAAGGGCAATCTGGAACTGGTCGTGTTTGATGCGGCGGGTCGGGTTGCTGAGCAGCACAGTTTTGCTGTTGAACCCGGAGCCGGGCGGTTCTTCTATAAACCAGGAAGGCTTGCCAATGGCGTTTACTTCCTGAAGGTTCGGGCACCGAACTCAAGTGCGGTCGCCAAGTTCTTAGTGGTTGAGTAGCGGTTTACGGTTGATGCGAATGGGGCGCCCTTTGCAGGGCGCCCCTTAATTTTAATTATATTTTTTACTTTAGAATTGGGGGTGATATTGGCAGGTGTTCAGTAGTCTAAATTACTTTTGTTTTACAAACTGATTTTGTTTTTGGGTGAAATGTGACAATTAAAACCGATTCCGGATTTGATTCGGCTTAAAGAAGAGAATTGAAAAGCAGGGGTAAAACCGTAATAAAATGGGTTGCCGGACCGGTTTTGCGCACAATTTCCCATACCATTCCCAAGACTATCCCGGGGTTGGGTAGGGAAAATCGGGCGCGATTGTTAACTTTAAAAATATCAAAGGGTTATTTGCCGGGCTGAATTTGCCCGCTGGATACTTTAAAGTATACTAAAAATGGTTATGGACAGGTTCGTCTGGAGAAAAGAGATGGGCGAGCGGCTCCGGTCGTTAAGGCAGCGGGCGAATTTGAGTCTCAGGCAGATGGCAAAACTTATGGCAAAGGATAAAGGGGGATGGATTGTGTTGAGCCGGCTGGAAAATGCAAAGGTCAAAAATCCGTCAATCGGGCTAATCGCCGATTATTTGAGGGTCTGCCGGGCAGGGTTCAAGGACATTGAAGACCTGTTAACTAATTATACGGCGCAGCCCGTTTTGCAGGAAAGGGGAGAAAGAAGTTCAGTTAGCGCAAACCGTGTTGAGCCGGTGAAAAGACCGAAATTTGTCCGGACCGAAGAGCAGAAGGCGCGCCGCCGGCAAAGGGTTTACGAGTTGAAACTTTTGCGACCCGATGTTGAGGAGCGGCTTTATTCAGTTTTGAAGGAACTTGGTGAACCGGTGGCACGCACCAGCGTTTGCGGTGCTCTTTGTCAAACCGGACGGCGCTGGTTTGAAATTGTCTGGCGCACCAGAAGCCGCCCCAGAAGCCGGGAACGACAGTTGAAAAAGGAGATGAGTCGCGAGATACCGCATTTTTTAAAAAGGGAATGGGTTGAGCGGGTGCGGAAGGAGATGGAGTTACTTGCCGAGGAGAAGTTGCGGGCGAGGGTTACACTGCCGGTTGAGGAAGTAACAGTTAGTCCACCGGCAAGGGCTGATGACCGTTTTTTACAGGAGCGGATGGCGGCACGGATTCGGGTCCAAGAACTGAGGAAACGCCGGCTGGAGATGTTTGCCGATAAAATCGTCGCGGAGTTGAGAAGGGAGAATCTCCCAGAGCAGAAGATGGCGATGGTGAAGCTTTCGCTGTTACCAGAAATGATGCGCATCTGCGATGAGAGTCCGGACGACCGGATGGAGCGGAAACGGCGCATCGAGGAGTTTAGTGCGCGCTGGAGCACATTTCCGCAAATAAGTCGGGTGACGGAGATGTTTCTTGATTATTACGAACAGTTCCGGAATGGGGATGGTGTTTCAGACTCAAACCCGCGCCCGGATGAAAGAGATGGTACACGCTAACGAAAGGTGCGGCACGATGGTGCGGTGCGCTTTAACCTTGATTGACTTTTGTAATTGCGGTAATAAAATTTTGACTAAGAGCAGGCTCGGTCGATGATTTTTATACTCCTTCTTGTTCTGGTGTTCATCGGGTTCGGGCTCGCTGAATACCATCTCCATCAGAGAAACCTTAAAACTATTCCGGTGCGAATCCAGGTCAACGGCACACGCGGTAAGTCATCGGTTACCCGGCTAATTGCTGCGGGGCTGCGTGCTGGTGGAATGCGGGTGGTTGCCAAGGTTACCGGCACGAAACCGCGCTTTATTGTCGGCGATTACGAAGAGTACCCGGTGCGGCGTCTGGGAAAGGCAAACATCATTGAGGAGCTGCGGATTGTGCGCCGGGCAAGGGCAGCGGGTGCTCAGGCGCTGGTGATTGAGTGTATGGCGCTGGTGCCGGAGTATCAGCGGATTGAGGGACAGATGTTGATTCAGCCGACGCACGGGGTGATTACCAATGTCC is drawn from candidate division WOR-3 bacterium and contains these coding sequences:
- a CDS encoding helix-turn-helix domain-containing protein, which translates into the protein MDRFVWRKEMGERLRSLRQRANLSLRQMAKLMAKDKGGWIVLSRLENAKVKNPSIGLIADYLRVCRAGFKDIEDLLTNYTAQPVLQERGERSSVSANRVEPVKRPKFVRTEEQKARRRQRVYELKLLRPDVEERLYSVLKELGEPVARTSVCGALCQTGRRWFEIVWRTRSRPRSRERQLKKEMSREIPHFLKREWVERVRKEMELLAEEKLRARVTLPVEEVTVSPPARADDRFLQERMAARIRVQELRKRRLEMFADKIVAELRRENLPEQKMAMVKLSLLPEMMRICDESPDDRMERKRRIEEFSARWSTFPQISRVTEMFLDYYEQFRNGDGVSDSNPRPDERDGTR